The sequence TGTTCTTGACGAAGCAACATCCGCACTGGACACACAGACCGAAAAAGTAATTCAGGAAGCACTTGACAGGCTTGCCGCTGACAGAACGACAATTATTATTGCACACCGTCTTTCTACGGTAAGGAATGCAGACTGCATTTGCGTTCTTGATCATGGAAAAATTATAGAAAAGGGAACACATGACGAATTGATTGCTAATAAAGGCAAATACTTTGAGCTTTATCAAGCCCAGCAGAAGAAAATACGTCATGAGGAACCCTTTGAGGAGACATAATCATTTATGGTATTTCATAACAAAGAGGAGCCGGTTAATCCGGCTCCTCTTTGTTGTTAAATGTTAAATTTTATTGTCCAAGAGCAATGACTTCAGATATTGACGGAATTCAGGACCGATATCGTCCCTTCTCAGGGCAAATTCCACGGTTGCCTTTAGATATCCAAGCTTATTCCCGGTATCGTAGCGCTTTCCTTTAAAGTTATAGGCATAGACGTTTCCGTTTTTTGCCATGACACGCAGGGCATCTGTCAATTGAATTTCCCCGCCTTTTCCAGGTTTGGTCTGTTCCAGTATTTTGAAAACCTCAGGGGTGATGACATAACGGCCCAGTGCTGCAAATCTGCTGGGCGCTTCTTCAATGGAAGGCTTTTCAATCATATCCTTAACTTTGAGGAGATCGGGATTGTCCGTTGGTGTTCCGTTAATAATGCCATAAGAAGATACCTGCTCCGGACGTACGAGCTGGCAGCCGATGATTGTTCCGCCTGTTTTGTCATATTGGGAAATCAATTGTTTAAGCGCAGGCTCACCGGATCCGCTATAGACAACATCGTCACCTAAAATGACACCAAATGGTTCTCCATCCATAAATTCCTTAGCGCAGAGAATCGCGTCCCCAAGACCTCGCATATATTGCTGGCGTGTGTAATGAATTTTGACAGAAGCAACCTGACGGACTTCTTTCAATAAGTCCATCTTTCCGGATTCATAGAGATGCTGTTCAAGTTCAGGGGAAGAATCAAAATGATCCTCAATAGCTCTTTTGGCATGTCCTGAAATGATTAAAATCTGTTCAATGCCGCTGGCCTTTATTTCTTCAACGATATATTGAATGGTAGGCTTATCAACGATAGGAAGCATTTCTTTAGGCATGGCTTTCGTTTCCGGAAGGAAGCGTGTCCCGAATCCTGCTGCCGGAATGACAGCTTTTCTGATTTTTTGCATAACTTTTCACCTCAAATAGTTTAGAGACTCCTGCTGCTTGAAGAGTCTGGAACCTGAAACTATATTTATGTCTTATTCAATTAGTATAGCATAATCGGTTTTATTTTGAATTTCTGGATTTGATACATGTCTCTCTTAAACATCCAGTTCATGAAAACCTTGGGTCTAGAAGATGAAAAATAATAATTTATACGATTTATGCAGAATTTAATTGACTTAATTGTATAATTATGCTATATTCAGATGCATAGAAAGGCGTGAGAATAATGACTGATAAAAAGCAGATTATATACGAAGTCAAGCACCTGCAAAAATCTTTCGGCAATGTCGAAGTACTTAAGGATATAAATATGAAAATAGAGAACGGGGAAGTTTGTACGATCATAGGACCATCCGGATCCGGAAAAAGTACACTTCTTCGCTGCCTGAATTTACTTGAAAAGCCGACGGGCGGTGAGCTTTGGTTTGAAGGCAAGAGGGTCAATGAAAAGACGGATGTAAAAATGCTGAGAAGAGATGTCGGCATGGTATTCCAGTCATTCAATCTTTTTCCTATGTTTACAGCGCTTGAGAATGTTATGTATGCGCCAATCCATATAAAAAAGATGTCCAAAAGCCAGGCTCGTGAAGAGGGAATGGAACTGTTGGCCAAGGTCGGTCTGGAAAACAGAGCTGATTATTACCCGGGAGAGCTTTCCGGAGGCCAGCAGCAGCGTGTCGCTATTGCACGCGCTCTCGCAATGAAACCGAAGATGCTTTTATTTGATGAACCGACATCCGCATTGGATCCTGAATTGGTAGGGGACGTCCTTTCGGTCATGAAAGAGGTTGCCCTGGCTGGAATGACGATGGCAGTCGTTACCCATGAAATGCAGTTTGCAAGATCCGTTTCCAGCCATGTTGTGTTTATGGATCAGGGGTATATCGTAGAAGAAGGGAATCCGGAGGATATATTTACTCATCCGAAGGAAGAAAGAACGCAGACATTCCTTAAACGGTTGCTGCATGCAGATATATAGGAGATGACATTATTATGGATTTGGTAATTGATACAGCGGTTAAATATAATGACATCTTTATGTCCGGCGCTAAAATTACGATTATTATTTCATTGCTTTCCTGCTTTTTCGGCCTTTTGCTGGGTATTATTCTTGCATTCATGAAAATCTCCGGCATTAAAATTCTGCAGGCAATTGCTACTGTTTATGTTGAAATTATCAGAGGTACTCCAGTACTCGTACAGATTTCACTCGTGTTCTTCGGGCTTCCGTTCCTTGGGATCCATTTCCCGAGTTTCCAGATCCTGGGTGTTGATTTTGAACGCTTATCGGCGGGTGTATTGGCACTTATTATCAATTCCGGTGCTTATGAATGTGAAATTGTAAGATCAGGAATTCAGTCCATTCCAAAGGGGCAGCTCGAAGGTGCAATGTCACTCGGGTTTTCCAAATGGGAATCAATGATCCGGATTATCATTCCGCAGGCGATTCGTAATATTCTGCCGGTCATCGGAAACGAATTTGTTACACTGATCAAGGAATCCTCCCAGGTTTCCGTCATCGGTATGGCAGATCTGATGTATACGGCAACCACGATTCAGGGAATCAGCTTCCAGCCGTTCCCGCCGCTGGTTATTGTTGCAGTATATTACTTCATCATGACATTCTTCGTATCTATGTGTCTTAAGGTTCTTGAAAGACGTTTAAAGGTTAAGAGCGTCAGATAATTGAGTTTAAAGCTTCTATCTGGAAGGATTCATATTCCGGATAGAGGCTTTTTGATTAGGATGAAATTTTCAGGCATATGCAAAAGGCACCAGGTATTAAGGGAAATAAATAAAAAATGTAATATTCTAAAACGTTTTCATGAAGTTGGGTGGTATTATATTTATAGGGAAAAGAATTGGAATTTGTATTTCGATGTGAGTTGAGGTGGTGACTTTGGATACATTAGATGCCCTTTTTAAAGAATGGAGTATTTGGGGAATAGGCTTCCGCCTGCTGATGGCAACCGTGGCTGGCGTTATCATAGGAATGGACAGAGAATATAAAAACAAGGGCGCCGGTGTAAAAACTCATGCGCTTGTCTGTATCGGAGCCGCTATGGCAATGATATTAAATGAGTATGTCTTGAGAAATTATCCTGCGTCCAATACGGATTTGACACGTCTTGGAGCGCAGGTTATCAGCGGTATCGGCTTTCTTGGTGTAGGTACGATTATTGTTACGGGCAGAAATGAAGTCAAAGGGCTGACAACGGCAGCCGGATTGTGGGCATGTGCTATCATAGGACTCTCGGCAGGGATCGGTTTTTTTGAAGGGACTATTATTGCACAGATTTTTGTTATCTTTGTATTAAGAGTGCTGGAGCCCGTAGATAAGCATCTGCGGCGGCAGGCTAAGGATTTTGACCTTTATGTGGAGTTCAGCGATATCCAGTCAATCAAAGCATTTCTGATGGATGTAAGAAAGAAGGGCGTGGAGATCACAAACTTCAATGTATTTAAAGAAAAGCATGGAGCGGCTGCTCTTGCTGCAACTATGACTATGAAGGTGCCGCATCATGGCGAGAAGGTGAAGTATATTTCTTATTTGCAGACCGTTGAGGGAATCTCTTATGTTCATGAAATTTGAAATATTTTAAATCTTTGCCTTGATTGCAATTAAGTTCTGATAATTTCTTGACAAACTAATTTTATAAGGTTATAGTGTTTATATTAAATGTAGTGCAAGAGACATGACATTTCAGACAGGCATGCCAAGAGAGTCTATGGCTGGTGTGAATAGACGATGCGGTTGAACTGTTACCACTCTTAAACAGAAAGATCCGAAATCTTTCCGGTGAACACCGTTATATGTCAGAGAGAAGCTTAGGCTTTAATTTGGGTGGAACCACGGAATAAAACTTTCGTCCCTTACGGGACGGAAGTTTTTTATTTTGATGGATGTATCCCGAAACAAATTTTATAGAAAGGGTGAAATTGTTATGGTTACAATTCATTTGAAAGATGGAAAGGAAAAGCAGTTTGAAAGCAATGTTGCACTTTCCGAAGCTGCAAAAGCTATTTCCAACAGTTTGGGAAAAGAGGCCATTGTAGCTAAAGTTGATGGCGAATTGACAGATCTTCGTGATCCGATTGTAGATGGAACCACTGTAGAATTCTTCACAAAAAAGGATCCGGAAGGACTTTTCACACTCAGACATACTGCAGCACATGTAATGGCTCAGGCAATTCAGCATTTATATCCAGGCGTAAAATTTGCAATTGGCCCGGCTATTGATGATGGATTCTATTATGATATCGACTCTGAACATGTTTTCAGCCAGGAAGACTTTGATGCCATCGAAAGAGAAATGGCAAAGATCAGCAAGGAAAATATTCCGCTGGTTAAAAAGGTTTTGCCGAGAGCAGAAGCATTGGAATTCTTCAAAGAAAAGAATCAGGACTATAAAGTCATGCTGATTGAAGATCTTCCGGAGGATGCTGTTATTTCCTTGTACGAACAGGGAGATTTCACAGACCTTTGCGCAGGCCCGCATATGAAAGCAACTGGCAAAGTTAAGGTATTTAAGCTGATGACCGTTGCAGGTGCTTACTGGCGAGGCGATGAACATAACAAGATGCTTCAGCGTATTTACGCAACTGCATTCTTCAACAAAGAAGATCTTGAACATTTCCTCTTTGTACGTGCAGAAGCAGAAAAACGTGATCACAGAAAACTCGGAAAACAGCTTGACCTCTTTTCCTTCCACGAAGAAGGTCCTGGTTTCCCGTTCTTCCATCCAAAGGGAATGGTTCTCCGCAATCAGCTGATGGAATATGAAAGACAGCTGTTCAAGGAATTCGGCTATGTTGAAATCATGACACCAGTCATCCTCTCCAAGAAGCTGTGGATCCAGTCCGGCCATTGGGATCATTATAAGGAAAATATGTACTTCACCAAGATTGATGATGAAGACTATGCAATTAAGCCGATGAACTGCCCGGGAGGAATTCTTTACTTCAAGAGCCAGCAGCGTTCCTATCGCGATCTTCCGATGCGCGTCGGTGAATTCGGCCTTGTACACAGACATGAGCTGCACGGAGCCCTTCATGGATTATTCCGCGTCCGCTGCTTCACACAGGATGATGCGCATATCTTCATGACTCAGGATCAGATGAAGGACGAAGTTATCAAGTGCATGTCCATGTATAAGAAGATGTATGGAGTTTTCGGTCTTGAATATCATGTAGAACTGTCCACCCGTCCTGAAAACTCAATGGGCAGTGATGAACTTTGGGAAATTTCGACAAATGCACTTCGTGAAGCCATTGAAATTGCCGGCGTTCCGTATCAGATCAATGAGGGCGACGGTGCATTCTATGGACCTAAGCTGGATTTCCATGTACAGGATTCCCTGGGAAGAACATGGCAGTGCGGCACGATTCAGATGGATATGCAGCTGCCGGAAAGATTTGACGTCAATTATGTCGGCGAAGATGGAAACAAGCATCGCGCTGTCATGCTGCATCGTGCAGGATACGGTTCTCTTGAACGTTTCATCGGCATCCTGATTGAACATTATGCCGGCGCCTTTCCGACCTGGATTGCTCCTGTACAGGTTAAGGTTATCCCGGTAACTGAAAAGAATCTGGAATATGCAAAGGCTGTTGCAGACGCTATGTCCGAATCTGATATCCGTGTAGAAGTCGAAGAAGCCAATGAAACACTCGGATACAAGATCCGCAAGGCACAGATGGAAAAGGTTCCTTATATGCTGATTGTCGGCGACAAGGAAATGAAGACGCATACGGTTTCTATCAGAAGCAGAAAAAATGGTGATGAAGGTTCAACACCAGTTGCGATGTTCGTTGCCAACCTGATTCGTGAAATTAAAACCAGAGAAGGTTGATTATGTATAAAGAATTCCAGAGCGCTGATGTAGCCAGAGCAGCCATCAGGATGGCACTCTCTGAAAACAGAAGCGATGAAAACGAGCTTCGTGAAAAACTGGCAAAAAGTGGAATTCGTGCTGTTGCAGTCAACTTTGGCGGCAAGTTCCTGGATATCATTCCTAAAATTTATGAGTCTGCCATT is a genomic window of Veillonellaceae bacterium containing:
- a CDS encoding amino acid ABC transporter ATP-binding protein; amino-acid sequence: MYEVKHLQKSFGNVEVLKDINMKIENGEVCTIIGPSGSGKSTLLRCLNLLEKPTGGELWFEGKRVNEKTDVKMLRRDVGMVFQSFNLFPMFTALENVMYAPIHIKKMSKSQAREEGMELLAKVGLENRADYYPGELSGGQQQRVAIARALAMKPKMLLFDEPTSALDPELVGDVLSVMKEVALAGMTMAVVTHEMQFARSVSSHVVFMDQGYIVEEGNPEDIFTHPKEERTQTFLKRLLHADI
- a CDS encoding MgtC/SapB family protein — encoded protein: MDTLDALFKEWSIWGIGFRLLMATVAGVIIGMDREYKNKGAGVKTHALVCIGAAMAMILNEYVLRNYPASNTDLTRLGAQVISGIGFLGVGTIIVTGRNEVKGLTTAAGLWACAIIGLSAGIGFFEGTIIAQIFVIFVLRVLEPVDKHLRRQAKDFDLYVEFSDIQSIKAFLMDVRKKGVEITNFNVFKEKHGAAALAATMTMKVPHHGEKVKYISYLQTVEGISYVHEI
- the galU gene encoding UTP--glucose-1-phosphate uridylyltransferase GalU, with the translated sequence MQKIRKAVIPAAGFGTRFLPETKAMPKEMLPIVDKPTIQYIVEEIKASGIEQILIISGHAKRAIEDHFDSSPELEQHLYESGKMDLLKEVRQVASVKIHYTRQQYMRGLGDAILCAKEFMDGEPFGVILGDDVVYSGSGEPALKQLISQYDKTGGTIIGCQLVRPEQVSSYGIINGTPTDNPDLLKVKDMIEKPSIEEAPSRFAALGRYVITPEVFKILEQTKPGKGGEIQLTDALRVMAKNGNVYAYNFKGKRYDTGNKLGYLKATVEFALRRDDIGPEFRQYLKSLLLDNKI
- the thrS gene encoding threonine--tRNA ligase, with translation MVTIHLKDGKEKQFESNVALSEAAKAISNSLGKEAIVAKVDGELTDLRDPIVDGTTVEFFTKKDPEGLFTLRHTAAHVMAQAIQHLYPGVKFAIGPAIDDGFYYDIDSEHVFSQEDFDAIEREMAKISKENIPLVKKVLPRAEALEFFKEKNQDYKVMLIEDLPEDAVISLYEQGDFTDLCAGPHMKATGKVKVFKLMTVAGAYWRGDEHNKMLQRIYATAFFNKEDLEHFLFVRAEAEKRDHRKLGKQLDLFSFHEEGPGFPFFHPKGMVLRNQLMEYERQLFKEFGYVEIMTPVILSKKLWIQSGHWDHYKENMYFTKIDDEDYAIKPMNCPGGILYFKSQQRSYRDLPMRVGEFGLVHRHELHGALHGLFRVRCFTQDDAHIFMTQDQMKDEVIKCMSMYKKMYGVFGLEYHVELSTRPENSMGSDELWEISTNALREAIEIAGVPYQINEGDGAFYGPKLDFHVQDSLGRTWQCGTIQMDMQLPERFDVNYVGEDGNKHRAVMLHRAGYGSLERFIGILIEHYAGAFPTWIAPVQVKVIPVTEKNLEYAKAVADAMSESDIRVEVEEANETLGYKIRKAQMEKVPYMLIVGDKEMKTHTVSIRSRKNGDEGSTPVAMFVANLIREIKTREG
- a CDS encoding amino acid ABC transporter permease, giving the protein MDLVIDTAVKYNDIFMSGAKITIIISLLSCFFGLLLGIILAFMKISGIKILQAIATVYVEIIRGTPVLVQISLVFFGLPFLGIHFPSFQILGVDFERLSAGVLALIINSGAYECEIVRSGIQSIPKGQLEGAMSLGFSKWESMIRIIIPQAIRNILPVIGNEFVTLIKESSQVSVIGMADLMYTATTIQGISFQPFPPLVIVAVYYFIMTFFVSMCLKVLERRLKVKSVR